The following proteins are encoded in a genomic region of Kosakonia oryzae:
- a CDS encoding Y-family DNA polymerase — MFALCDVNSFYASCETVFRPDLRGMPVVVLSNNDGCVIARSAEAKPFVVMGEPYFKQKEAFRRHGIVAFSSNYELYADMSNRVMTTLEEMSPRVEIYSIDEAFCDLTGVRSCRDLTDFGREIRATVLKRTHLTVGVGIAQTKTLAKLANHAAKKWQRQTGGVLDLSNQARQRKLMAVLPVEDVWGIGRRISKKLDAMGIKTALDLADTDIRFIRKHFSVVLERTVRELRGESCLGFEEFAPAKQEIVCSRSFDGRITDYEDMRQAICSYASRAAEKLRGEHQYCRFISAFVKTSPFAPNEPYYGNSASVKLLTPTQDSRDIIGAATRCLDRIWKDAHRYQKAGVMLGDFFSQGVAQLNLFDDNAPRANSEKLMEVLDQLNKKDGRGTLYFAGQGIQQQWQMKRDMLSPRYTTRFSDLLTVK; from the coding sequence ATGTTTGCGCTTTGTGATGTGAACAGCTTCTATGCGTCGTGCGAGACTGTTTTCCGGCCAGATTTGCGGGGGATGCCGGTCGTAGTTTTGTCGAATAACGACGGCTGCGTGATTGCCCGGAGCGCTGAAGCAAAGCCTTTTGTCGTGATGGGCGAGCCTTACTTTAAGCAGAAAGAAGCATTCAGGCGCCACGGCATTGTGGCGTTCAGCAGTAACTACGAACTATACGCGGACATGTCTAACCGGGTGATGACAACGCTGGAAGAGATGAGCCCTCGCGTGGAAATATACTCAATTGATGAAGCCTTTTGTGATCTTACCGGCGTACGGAGTTGCCGCGATTTAACTGACTTTGGTCGTGAGATACGGGCCACAGTGCTGAAGCGTACTCATCTGACTGTCGGCGTTGGCATCGCACAAACCAAAACCCTGGCGAAGCTCGCCAACCACGCGGCAAAAAAGTGGCAGCGACAGACTGGTGGCGTGCTCGATTTGTCGAACCAGGCGCGCCAGCGAAAGCTGATGGCAGTGCTTCCGGTTGAAGACGTCTGGGGGATAGGACGTCGTATCTCAAAAAAGCTCGACGCTATGGGTATCAAAACGGCACTGGATTTGGCTGATACTGATATCCGGTTTATCCGTAAGCACTTCAGTGTCGTTCTGGAGAGAACAGTCAGGGAGCTTCGCGGCGAGTCATGCCTCGGGTTTGAGGAGTTCGCACCGGCAAAACAGGAAATTGTCTGCTCCCGTTCGTTTGACGGTCGCATTACCGATTATGAGGATATGCGACAGGCGATATGCAGCTACGCCAGCCGGGCGGCGGAAAAGCTGCGTGGCGAGCATCAGTACTGCCGGTTCATATCTGCTTTCGTTAAAACCAGCCCGTTTGCACCAAATGAGCCTTATTATGGCAACAGTGCCTCTGTAAAACTCCTAACACCCACGCAGGACAGCAGGGATATTATTGGTGCGGCCACGCGCTGTCTGGACCGGATCTGGAAGGATGCCCATCGGTATCAGAAGGCGGGGGTAATGCTGGGCGATTTTTTCAGCCAGGGCGTCGCGCAACTCAATTTGTTTGACGACAACGCACCGCGCGCGAACAGTGAAAAGCTTATGGAAGTTCTGGATCAGCTAAATAAAAAAGACGGCCGAGGCACTTTATACTTTGCCGGGCAGGGCATACAGCAACAGTGGCAAATGAAACGCGATATGCTGTCACCCCGGTATACAACTCGATTTAGTGATTTGCTTACTGTAAAGTAA
- a CDS encoding methyl-accepting chemotaxis protein produces MTWKNTQGRIGLLLISFFVILLIVTYIVIKQFVSPQIIETETKNIQATVELQSNAIKEQMNRVKAQQRSITELVVGLQSQQIDELLPRLVNQYGDLNVFGGGIWPLPAQRDPARDKFSTFYARDGGGNLQVNTVWNQPESAKYWEQPWYKDGMNAPKGECAWAKAYQDAASPQPRTNCAMAIWKDGKAWGVATIDVTLGFFNQLAVDMGKAVNGSVLIVEADGKIVGNGSSVQDKPALSNVRDLGIPAAAPLISLLGQDKKTEVRGSYEGEDGAHSLFVLPISGSPWFMAVDIPSSHLVSMSDAIMTKLTIVQAIIGILIVFIMMIIVRNIFHNVTLLNRNIEALSSGGADLTQRLAQSKSPEFNAIINNFNKFISFLNELMQQVGNSSMAISSASRQIASGNLNLSSRTEDQSASIVETAASMEELTSTVRLNAENALQANKLAEEASAAAKQGASVVNKVVSTMNNINDSSSKVVEIISVIDGIAFQTNILALNAAVEAARAGEHGRGFAVVAGEVRSLAQRSARSAQEIKKLIEESVSSIEQGSGLVRQAGTTMDGLMEKVESVGVLISEISSSSDEQSRGIAQINIAINQLDSATQQNAALVEEVAAAAQSMEEQTVQLENVVGSFKL; encoded by the coding sequence ATGACATGGAAAAATACCCAGGGCCGAATAGGCCTGTTACTTATAAGCTTTTTCGTTATCTTATTGATAGTAACCTATATTGTTATCAAGCAATTCGTCTCCCCGCAGATTATTGAGACTGAGACTAAAAATATTCAGGCGACAGTTGAATTACAAAGTAACGCGATTAAAGAGCAGATGAACCGCGTTAAGGCTCAGCAACGCTCAATCACTGAACTGGTTGTCGGGCTGCAAAGCCAGCAAATCGACGAGTTATTACCGCGTCTGGTTAACCAATATGGCGATTTAAACGTATTCGGCGGTGGGATTTGGCCTCTGCCTGCTCAGCGCGATCCGGCTCGGGACAAATTCAGTACCTTCTATGCCCGTGACGGAGGCGGTAATCTGCAGGTCAACACCGTATGGAACCAGCCGGAATCAGCAAAATACTGGGAACAACCCTGGTATAAAGACGGCATGAATGCGCCGAAAGGCGAGTGTGCGTGGGCGAAAGCCTATCAGGATGCGGCCAGCCCGCAGCCGCGAACTAACTGTGCTATGGCGATCTGGAAAGACGGCAAAGCCTGGGGCGTGGCGACCATCGACGTGACGCTGGGCTTCTTTAACCAGTTGGCTGTCGATATGGGCAAAGCGGTAAACGGCAGCGTACTGATTGTAGAAGCGGACGGCAAAATCGTCGGTAACGGCTCTTCCGTACAGGATAAACCCGCGCTCTCAAATGTCCGCGATCTCGGTATTCCGGCGGCGGCACCGTTAATTAGCCTGCTGGGCCAGGATAAAAAAACGGAAGTGCGCGGAAGCTATGAAGGTGAAGATGGCGCGCATTCACTGTTCGTTCTGCCCATTAGCGGCAGCCCGTGGTTCATGGCGGTTGATATTCCGAGCAGCCACCTGGTGAGTATGTCTGACGCTATTATGACCAAGCTCACCATCGTACAGGCGATTATCGGAATACTTATCGTCTTTATCATGATGATCATTGTGCGCAATATTTTCCATAATGTGACGTTGCTCAATCGTAATATTGAAGCGCTATCCAGCGGCGGTGCGGATTTAACGCAGCGTCTTGCGCAAAGTAAAAGCCCGGAATTTAACGCCATTATCAACAACTTCAATAAGTTTATTTCGTTCCTTAATGAGCTGATGCAACAGGTAGGAAATAGCTCGATGGCGATATCTTCGGCTTCGCGCCAGATTGCCAGCGGTAACCTGAACCTCTCCTCACGCACCGAAGATCAATCGGCCTCGATTGTGGAAACGGCAGCTTCGATGGAAGAGCTGACCAGCACCGTGCGCCTTAACGCAGAGAACGCGTTGCAGGCGAACAAGCTGGCGGAAGAGGCTTCGGCGGCGGCGAAACAAGGGGCCAGTGTGGTTAATAAAGTCGTCTCTACGATGAATAACATCAATGACTCCTCCTCAAAAGTGGTGGAAATTATCAGTGTGATTGACGGCATCGCCTTCCAGACCAACATTCTGGCGCTTAACGCCGCTGTGGAGGCAGCAAGGGCGGGTGAGCATGGTCGTGGGTTCGCTGTGGTGGCCGGTGAAGTTCGTTCACTGGCGCAGCGCAGTGCCCGCTCAGCGCAGGAGATCAAAAAGCTGATTGAAGAGTCGGTGAGCAGCATTGAGCAGGGCAGCGGACTGGTTCGTCAGGCGGGTACAACGATGGACGGCCTGATGGAAAAAGTTGAAAGCGTGGGTGTGCTGATCTCGGAAATCAGCTCTTCCAGCGATGAACAAAGTCGCGGGATTGCCCAGATCAACATCGCCATCAACCAGCTCGATAGCGCAACGCAGCAGAATGCGGCACTGGTGGAAGAGGTGGCGGCGGCCGCGCAGTCCATGGAAGAACAAACCGTCCAGCTCGAAAACGTGGTTGGCAGCTTCAAGCTCTGA
- a CDS encoding DUF2971 domain-containing protein, translated as MAHKPVHLYKYLTFSENTLNLLCMLQVYYADPSQFNDPLDCRPIIVNDLELADLREVYSKLILRKAEKQFTRSLRKLKFPKEKTAQRAYLLANSEVEQALSDFEYSATEFETKQRSDYLEKRYRGVIQDEIVNTFKKGVLCLSRKFDSPLMWSHYANQHKGLCIEYDMRSVKDEHVQEVIYGGSREILTSEINEWLDNPENDTRIKQVCLLTKSGEWRYESEWRIFGPIGLGNSLPPIKSVIFGFKCPDVTIYTVMRAMMSDNRKLKFWKMANEGVGFELKRKLIYPGDYFSNMPYIYSDSEIDTALSDL; from the coding sequence ATGGCACATAAACCGGTGCATCTTTATAAATATTTAACCTTCAGCGAAAATACCCTTAATCTTCTCTGTATGCTGCAGGTCTATTATGCAGATCCATCGCAATTCAATGATCCTTTGGATTGTCGACCTATTATTGTTAACGACTTGGAATTAGCGGATTTAAGAGAGGTTTACTCGAAATTAATTTTAAGGAAAGCTGAAAAGCAGTTTACTCGCAGTTTGCGCAAGTTGAAATTCCCAAAGGAAAAAACAGCGCAAAGAGCTTATCTTCTTGCAAACAGTGAGGTTGAACAAGCGCTCTCTGACTTTGAGTATTCAGCGACTGAGTTTGAAACGAAACAGCGAAGTGATTACTTGGAGAAACGCTATAGAGGGGTGATCCAAGATGAAATAGTTAACACCTTTAAAAAAGGTGTGCTCTGCCTTAGCCGAAAATTTGATAGTCCATTAATGTGGTCTCATTATGCCAATCAACATAAAGGGCTTTGTATTGAATATGATATGAGATCAGTAAAAGACGAACATGTACAAGAGGTTATCTATGGTGGCTCCAGGGAGATTTTAACAAGCGAAATCAACGAATGGCTCGATAATCCTGAGAATGATACAAGAATAAAACAGGTTTGCCTGTTAACAAAATCTGGGGAGTGGCGATATGAATCGGAATGGAGAATTTTTGGCCCAATAGGCCTTGGAAATTCATTGCCGCCTATCAAATCTGTAATATTTGGATTTAAATGTCCCGACGTTACTATTTATACGGTCATGAGAGCTATGATGTCAGATAATCGTAAGCTGAAGTTTTGGAAAATGGCTAATGAAGGTGTGGGTTTTGAATTGAAAAGGAAGTTAATTTATCCAGGGGACTATTTCAGCAATATGCCATATATATATTCAGATAGTGAAATAGATACAGCGTTGAGTGACCTATAA
- a CDS encoding translesion error-prone DNA polymerase V autoproteolytic subunit, which yields MQFIKPADFPRAVVALPLFSDLVQCGFPSPAADYVEQRIDLNELLVQRPSATYFVKAAGDSMIDGGISDGDLLVVDSSCTAQHGDIVIAAVDGEFTVKRLQLRPTIQLNPMNPAYSPIRVTSEDTLDIFGVVTFIVKAVG from the coding sequence ATGCAATTCATCAAACCAGCAGATTTTCCGCGCGCAGTTGTCGCGCTCCCGCTCTTCAGTGACCTTGTTCAATGTGGCTTCCCCAGCCCGGCAGCGGATTATGTTGAGCAGCGAATTGACCTTAACGAACTTCTTGTACAGCGCCCCAGTGCGACATACTTCGTAAAGGCTGCTGGGGATTCTATGATTGATGGCGGAATCAGCGATGGAGATCTGCTGGTTGTAGACAGTTCGTGCACCGCGCAGCACGGCGATATTGTGATTGCGGCGGTTGATGGCGAATTCACTGTGAAGCGCCTCCAGCTCAGGCCAACCATTCAGCTCAACCCAATGAATCCCGCATACAGCCCGATCCGGGTGACGAGTGAAGACACGCTCGACATATTCGGGGTTGTGACTTTTATCGTCAAAGCAGTGGGCTGA